The following are encoded together in the Petrotoga olearia DSM 13574 genome:
- a CDS encoding MFS transporter, whose translation MNSEKLPLKTKLFYASGDIFGGGAFNIINFFYAIFLTDVIGLRMQYIAPILLIGRIWDAVTDPLMGFITDNTRTRFGRRRPYLLAGTFLIFISFFILWYPASFPNQLGKFIYALMAYIAFTTVFTMVMTPYTALGAELTLDYNERTSLNSYRLAFSIGAGLVCAVLPMLIVNAFSDIRTGYIVMAITFGLIFSIPWVGVFLFTKEREEFSKEKSTFNFFNMFFEPFKIKSFRLLIAMYLLAYLSIDVVSTIFAYYTKYYIGNEGLLPIALGALFITEIIFIPFYAFIAKKTSKNISYILGALVWCVAGFILFTLPPDVTMFHIILMAAIIGAGVSAVAVMPHTIFGDVTDVAELKFGKREEGTLSGLMTFVRKVASGLAVAGVTFSLGLAGFINPIDGVEQPQPESFLFALRFIISFVPIILLILGIIAAVRYPLNSKRHEKLREYLEAKRENETIKEELEKEIIELKKELI comes from the coding sequence GTGAATAGTGAAAAACTACCTTTGAAAACTAAGTTATTCTATGCATCGGGAGATATTTTTGGTGGTGGTGCTTTCAATATAATAAATTTTTTCTATGCTATCTTCCTTACCGATGTCATCGGTCTAAGGATGCAGTATATTGCTCCCATTCTTCTAATTGGTAGAATTTGGGATGCTGTTACAGATCCTTTAATGGGATTTATAACTGATAATACAAGAACAAGGTTTGGCAGAAGAAGACCTTACTTGTTGGCAGGAACCTTTTTGATCTTTATATCTTTTTTCATTCTTTGGTATCCAGCAAGTTTTCCTAATCAATTGGGGAAATTCATTTACGCACTAATGGCATATATAGCTTTCACAACCGTATTTACTATGGTTATGACTCCTTATACTGCCTTAGGAGCCGAATTAACGTTAGATTACAATGAAAGGACTTCTTTAAATTCATATAGACTTGCCTTTTCGATAGGTGCGGGTTTGGTTTGCGCAGTGCTTCCAATGTTAATTGTGAATGCTTTTTCTGATATCAGAACAGGTTATATAGTGATGGCAATAACGTTTGGCTTAATCTTTTCAATTCCGTGGGTTGGTGTTTTTCTGTTCACCAAGGAAAGAGAAGAGTTTTCAAAAGAGAAGAGTACCTTCAATTTTTTCAATATGTTTTTTGAACCTTTTAAAATCAAAAGCTTTCGACTCCTTATCGCTATGTATCTTCTAGCTTACTTATCGATAGATGTAGTTTCAACCATTTTTGCCTATTATACTAAATATTATATTGGAAATGAAGGCTTACTTCCCATAGCTTTAGGTGCTCTTTTCATAACTGAAATTATTTTTATCCCATTTTATGCCTTTATTGCTAAAAAGACATCCAAAAATATCTCATATATTTTAGGTGCATTAGTATGGTGTGTTGCGGGATTCATTCTTTTTACGTTGCCTCCTGATGTAACTATGTTCCACATAATTTTAATGGCTGCAATAATAGGTGCAGGGGTTTCGGCAGTCGCAGTTATGCCTCATACTATATTTGGGGATGTTACCGATGTTGCTGAGTTAAAATTTGGTAAAAGAGAAGAGGGTACTTTGAGTGGCCTGATGACGTTTGTCAGGAAAGTAGCATCTGGCTTGGCTGTTGCAGGAGTTACCTTTTCATTAGGATTAGCAGGATTTATTAACCCAATAGACGGTGTAGAGCAGCCTCAGCCTGAGAGTTTTTTGTTTGCATTGAGATTTATAATTTCTTTCGTTCCAATAATCTTATTGATTTTAGGAATAATTGCTGCAGTTAGGTATCCATTAAATTCTAAAAGACATGAAAAATTAAGAGAATATCTAGAGGCGAAAAGAGAGAATGAAACAATAAAAGAAGAATTAGAAAAAGAAATAATTGAATTGAAAAAAGAATTGATTTAA